From Oryza sativa Japonica Group chromosome 4, ASM3414082v1, one genomic window encodes:
- the LOC4337029 gene encoding uncharacterized protein isoform X2, which yields MSGLKGHPEIVSQLVDLIGITSIMEVLIRLIGADETMYSGYVDSMQWLDDIKVLEMIVDKFSSSDSPEVHANAAEILCAITRYAPPALATKISSASFVARLFHHAFEDSRPKSVLVHSLSVCISLLDPKRLVLASYQVFRSQLSHATLVTASPETVGGMLDSLGDLLKLLDVSSAENVLPTTYGVLQPPLGKQRLKIVEFISVLLSIGSEAAEIRLIHLGAIKRVIDLFFEYPFNNFLHHHVESIISSCLDSKQDQLICHVLDECKLVTRILEAEKNSALSIDLTKHTVPLEGRFTPRIGLVGHMTRISNKLIQLAKTNSIIQSHLQQNSGWAEWHAGTLTRCNAVENVYQWACGRPTTLQDRGRDSDEEDFRDRDYDVAALASNLSQASKYGIYSYEDIDEDQVPHERDDEDVYFDDESAEVVISSLRLGDEHDSNSLFTNSNWFAFGEDKALNGEVNPEASPSPNSEISSPNVDDENDEVILTEVTDGRKGSESLLAVDLNEESSHTGLTNVSIDKLEDDIRPPTPDVKESPPEFVEWREEEAEPADVPENDTAVPNGEVGSVDQMDGIEDVMSGTTELRVEKEIEVLSGTSVPESTIGELLPGSTEISTTRHPEPVDDRNPMEPPMGEQKAES from the exons ATGAGTGGATTAAAG GGCCATCCTGAAATAGTTAGCCAACTTGTTGACCTTATTGGTATAACTTCTATAATGGAG GTGTTGATCCGCTTGATCGGTGCTGATGAAACTATGTATTCTGGTTATGTTGACTCAATGCAATGGTTGGATGACATAAAGGTCCTTGAGATGATTGTTGACAAGTTCAGTTCATCT GATTCTCCTGAGGTTCATGCAAACGCTGCTGAAATCCTTTGTGCGATAACTAGATATGCCCCACCAGCGCTTGCTACAAAAATATCCAGTGCAAG TTTTGTGGCGAGACTATTTCACCATGCTTTTGAAGATTCAAGGCCTAAATCGGTGTTGGTCCACTCATTGTCAGTGTGCATATCTTTGTTGGATCCTAAGAGACTTGTATTAGCTTCCTACCAAGTTTTCCGTAGTCAACTAAGCCATGCAACATTGGTCACTGCAAGTCCAGAGACAGTTGGTGGCATGCTGGATAGCCTAG GTGATTTGTTGAAGCTGCTGGATGTTTCATCTGCTGAAAATGTTCTGCCAACGACATATGGAGTCTTACAACCTCCTCTAGGAAAGCAACGCTTGAAG attgtaGAGTTCATCTCCGTCCTGCTCTCAATTGGAAGTGAAGCTGCTGAAATTCGATTGATCCATCTAGGAGCAATCAAGCGTGTCATAGATCTATTTTTTGA GTACCCTTTTAACAACTTTTTGCACCACCATGTGGAGAGCATCATCAGTTCTTGTTTAGATAGTAAGCAGGATCAGCTGATCTGTCATGTTCTTGATGAGTGTAAGCTTGTTACAAGAATTTTGGAAGCTGAGAAGAactctgctctatcaatagattTAACTAAG CACACGGTTCCTTTGGAGGGGAGATTTACACCAAGGATCGGACTTGTTGGTCATATGACACGCATATCTAACAAACTCATTCAGCTGGCTAAGACCAACAGCATAATTCAATCACATTTGCAG CAAAATTCTGGGTGGGCTGAGTGGCATGCTGGAACCCTAACTAGGTGTAACGCAGTAGAAAATGTTTACCAGTGGGCTTGTGG CCGGCCAACAACACTGCAGGATCGAGGTAGGGACAGTGATGAAGAAGACTTTCGAGATAGGGACTACGATGTTGCTGCGCTTGCTAGCAATTTGAGTCAGGCATCTAAATATGGTATTTACAGTTATGAAGATATTGATGAG GATCAAGTACCACATGAGCGAGATGATGAG GACGTATATTTTGACGATGAATCTGCTGAAGTGGTTATTTCCTCTCTTCGTCTTGGTGATGAACATGACAG CAACTCCTTGTTTACAAATTCCAATTGGTTTGCATTTGGTGAGGATAAAGCACTGAACGGCGAGGTCAACCCAGAAGCTTCCCCATCCCCAAATTCAGAGATATCTTCTCCAAATGTTGATGATGAGAATGATGAAGTCATTCTTACTGAGGTTACAGATGGCAGAAAGGGTTCAGAGTCACTTTTAGCAGTCGACTTGAATGAAGAATCTAGTCACACAGGCTTGACAAATGTCTCCATTGATAAATTGGAAGATGACATCAGACCACCAACTCCAGATGTAAAAGAAAGCCCACCTGAATTTGTGGAatggagggaggaagaagcagAACCTGCTGACGTACCTGAGAACGACACAGCAGTTCCAAATGGCGAGGTTGGTAGTGTGGATCAGATGGATGGAATTGAGGATGTTATGTCTGGCACAACTGAATTAAGAGTTGAAAAGGAGATTGAAGTTTTGTCTGGAACCTCGGTACCTGAGAGCACAATAGGAGAACTATTACCAGGTTCAACGGAAATTAGTACAACCAGGCACCCTGAACCAGTTGATGATAGGAATCCTATGGAGCCCCCTATGGGTGAACAAAAAGCAGAAAGCTGA
- the LOC4337029 gene encoding uncharacterized protein isoform X1, with translation MFWHVPGISAASPVDTILDKENFKLEDLLDEDEIIQECKALNTRLINFLRDKVQVEQLLHYIVEEAPEDAEKKRIFRFPFVACEIFTCEVDVIMKTLVENEDLMDLLFSYLKPDRPHGTLLAGYFCKVVICLMLRKTLPFVNYVQGHPEIVSQLVDLIGITSIMEVLIRLIGADETMYSGYVDSMQWLDDIKVLEMIVDKFSSSDSPEVHANAAEILCAITRYAPPALATKISSASFVARLFHHAFEDSRPKSVLVHSLSVCISLLDPKRLVLASYQVFRSQLSHATLVTASPETVGGMLDSLGDLLKLLDVSSAENVLPTTYGVLQPPLGKQRLKIVEFISVLLSIGSEAAEIRLIHLGAIKRVIDLFFEYPFNNFLHHHVESIISSCLDSKQDQLICHVLDECKLVTRILEAEKNSALSIDLTKHTVPLEGRFTPRIGLVGHMTRISNKLIQLAKTNSIIQSHLQQNSGWAEWHAGTLTRCNAVENVYQWACGRPTTLQDRGRDSDEEDFRDRDYDVAALASNLSQASKYGIYSYEDIDEDQVPHERDDEDVYFDDESAEVVISSLRLGDEHDSNSLFTNSNWFAFGEDKALNGEVNPEASPSPNSEISSPNVDDENDEVILTEVTDGRKGSESLLAVDLNEESSHTGLTNVSIDKLEDDIRPPTPDVKESPPEFVEWREEEAEPADVPENDTAVPNGEVGSVDQMDGIEDVMSGTTELRVEKEIEVLSGTSVPESTIGELLPGSTEISTTRHPEPVDDRNPMEPPMGEQKAES, from the exons TCTGCGGGACAAAGTTCAAGTGGAGCAATTACTCCACTACATTGTCGAAGAGGCACCTGAAGATGCTGAAAAGAAGAGGATATTTCG ATTTCCTTTTGTAGCTTGTGAAATATTTACATGTGAAGTGGATGTCATAATGAAGACATTAGTGGAGAATGAAGAT CTCATGGACTTGCTTTTCTCCTACTTAAAACCTGACCGACCTCATGGGACACTGTTGGCTGGTTACTTTTGTAAG GTCGTGATTTGCTTGATGCTGAGGAAGACTCTCCCATTCGTCAATTATGTGCAG GGCCATCCTGAAATAGTTAGCCAACTTGTTGACCTTATTGGTATAACTTCTATAATGGAG GTGTTGATCCGCTTGATCGGTGCTGATGAAACTATGTATTCTGGTTATGTTGACTCAATGCAATGGTTGGATGACATAAAGGTCCTTGAGATGATTGTTGACAAGTTCAGTTCATCT GATTCTCCTGAGGTTCATGCAAACGCTGCTGAAATCCTTTGTGCGATAACTAGATATGCCCCACCAGCGCTTGCTACAAAAATATCCAGTGCAAG TTTTGTGGCGAGACTATTTCACCATGCTTTTGAAGATTCAAGGCCTAAATCGGTGTTGGTCCACTCATTGTCAGTGTGCATATCTTTGTTGGATCCTAAGAGACTTGTATTAGCTTCCTACCAAGTTTTCCGTAGTCAACTAAGCCATGCAACATTGGTCACTGCAAGTCCAGAGACAGTTGGTGGCATGCTGGATAGCCTAG GTGATTTGTTGAAGCTGCTGGATGTTTCATCTGCTGAAAATGTTCTGCCAACGACATATGGAGTCTTACAACCTCCTCTAGGAAAGCAACGCTTGAAG attgtaGAGTTCATCTCCGTCCTGCTCTCAATTGGAAGTGAAGCTGCTGAAATTCGATTGATCCATCTAGGAGCAATCAAGCGTGTCATAGATCTATTTTTTGA GTACCCTTTTAACAACTTTTTGCACCACCATGTGGAGAGCATCATCAGTTCTTGTTTAGATAGTAAGCAGGATCAGCTGATCTGTCATGTTCTTGATGAGTGTAAGCTTGTTACAAGAATTTTGGAAGCTGAGAAGAactctgctctatcaatagattTAACTAAG CACACGGTTCCTTTGGAGGGGAGATTTACACCAAGGATCGGACTTGTTGGTCATATGACACGCATATCTAACAAACTCATTCAGCTGGCTAAGACCAACAGCATAATTCAATCACATTTGCAG CAAAATTCTGGGTGGGCTGAGTGGCATGCTGGAACCCTAACTAGGTGTAACGCAGTAGAAAATGTTTACCAGTGGGCTTGTGG CCGGCCAACAACACTGCAGGATCGAGGTAGGGACAGTGATGAAGAAGACTTTCGAGATAGGGACTACGATGTTGCTGCGCTTGCTAGCAATTTGAGTCAGGCATCTAAATATGGTATTTACAGTTATGAAGATATTGATGAG GATCAAGTACCACATGAGCGAGATGATGAG GACGTATATTTTGACGATGAATCTGCTGAAGTGGTTATTTCCTCTCTTCGTCTTGGTGATGAACATGACAG CAACTCCTTGTTTACAAATTCCAATTGGTTTGCATTTGGTGAGGATAAAGCACTGAACGGCGAGGTCAACCCAGAAGCTTCCCCATCCCCAAATTCAGAGATATCTTCTCCAAATGTTGATGATGAGAATGATGAAGTCATTCTTACTGAGGTTACAGATGGCAGAAAGGGTTCAGAGTCACTTTTAGCAGTCGACTTGAATGAAGAATCTAGTCACACAGGCTTGACAAATGTCTCCATTGATAAATTGGAAGATGACATCAGACCACCAACTCCAGATGTAAAAGAAAGCCCACCTGAATTTGTGGAatggagggaggaagaagcagAACCTGCTGACGTACCTGAGAACGACACAGCAGTTCCAAATGGCGAGGTTGGTAGTGTGGATCAGATGGATGGAATTGAGGATGTTATGTCTGGCACAACTGAATTAAGAGTTGAAAAGGAGATTGAAGTTTTGTCTGGAACCTCGGTACCTGAGAGCACAATAGGAGAACTATTACCAGGTTCAACGGAAATTAGTACAACCAGGCACCCTGAACCAGTTGATGATAGGAATCCTATGGAGCCCCCTATGGGTGAACAAAAAGCAGAAAGCTGA
- the LOC4337032 gene encoding nucleolin 2, translating into MGKSSKKSAVEVAPTSVSVSEGKSGKKGKRNAEDEIEKAVSAKKQKTVREKVVPSKEEAKKVKKQPPPKKVESSSSEEDSSESEEEVKAQPKKTVQPKKAAQPAKEESSDDSSDDSSSDDEPAKKPVARPNKAALSTNSSSSDDSSDESLSDDEPVKKPAAPLKKPVALATNGSKKVETDSSSSDSSSDEESDEDDKKTAAPVKKPSVAAIQKKTQESDSSDSDSDSESDEDVPTKAPAVAKKKEESSESSDSESDSDSDDEAAAVKKEEESSDSSDSDSESESDSDEPAKPTIPAKRPLTKDTKKGQSKDESEDSSDESSEESGDEPPQKKIKDSTTSGTTKPSPKATKKEISSDDESDEDDSSDESSDEDVKQKQTQAKKQAPVAQESSSSDESSEEDSDMESDEPAKTPQKKETAVSVGSNKSATKPGQEEPKTPASNQNQATGSKTLFVGNLPYNVEQEQVKQFFQEAGEVVDIRFSTFEDGNFRGFGHVEFATAEAAKKALELAGHDLMGRPVRLDLARERGAYTPGSGRDNSSFKKPAQSSGNTIFIKGFDTSLDIHQIRNSLEEHFGSCGEITRVSIPKDYETGASKGMAYMDFADNGSLSKAYELNGSDLGGYSLYVDEARPRPDNNREGGFSGGRDFNSSGRGGRRGGRGDGSRGRGDRGRGRGFGRGDRGHGGRGTPFKQSAGTPSAGKKTTFGDDD; encoded by the exons ATGGGCAAGTCAAGCAAGAAATCTGCTGTTGAAGTTGCACCTACCTCTGTCTCAGTCTCAGAGGGGAAATCTGGGAAGAAGG GAAAGAGAAATGCAGAAGATGAGATTGAGAAAGCTGTGAGTGCCAAGAAACAAAAGACTGTACGTGAGAAGGTTGTGCCCTCAAAGGAGGAAGCCAAAAAAGTGAAGAAGCAGCCCCCACCGAAGAAGGTTGAGAGCAGCAGTTCTGAGGAGGATTCTTCAGAATCTGAAGAGGAG GTAAAGGCCCAACCAAAGAAGACTGTCCAACCGAAGAAGGCTGCACAACCTGCTAAAGAGGAGTCAAGTGATGATAGCAGTGATGATAGCTCCTCAGATGAT GAGCCTGCAAAAAAACCTGTTGCTCGTCCAAATAAGGCTGCACTTTCTACCAACAGTAGCAGCAGTGATGATAGCAGTGATGAGAGTTTATCAGATGATGAACCTGTGAAAAAGCCTGCTGCCCCTTTGAAGAAGCCAGTTGCACTTGCTACCAATGGATCAAAAAAGGTTGAGACAGACAGCAGCAGCTCTGATAGCAGCTCTGATGAGGAGTCTGATGAGGATGATAAA AAAACTGCTGCTCCAGTGAAGAAACCTTCAGTTGCTGCTATACAAAAGAAGACCCAGGAGTCTGACAGTTCTGATAGTGACTCTGATTCTGAATCAGATGAG GATGTGCCGACTAAAGCACCAGCAGTAgccaagaaaaaggaagaatCCAGTGAAAGCTCTGATTCTGAAAGTGATTCAGACTCTGATGATGAG GCTGCTGCTGttaaaaaggaagaagaatcCAGTGATAGCTCAGACAGTGACTCTGAATCTGAGTCTGATTCTGATGAA CCAGCAAAACCTACTATTCCTGCAAAAAGGCCACTGACAAAAGACACAAAGAAGGGACAA TCCAAGGATGAATCTGAAGATAGTTCTGATGAGAGTTCTGAGGAAAGTGGTGATGAACCTCCGCAAAAGAAGATTAAG GATTCTACAACTTCTGGTACTACCAAGCCTTCCCCTAAGGCTACCAAGAAAGAAATCAGCAGTGATGACGAAAGTGATGAAGATGACAGTTCTGATGAAAGCTCTGATGAGGATGTTAAGCAAAAACAAACTCAAGCTAAGAAG CAAGCACCAGTAGCACAAGAGAGTAGCAGCTCCGATGAATCTTCTGAAGAAGATAGTGACATGGAAAGTGATGAACCAGCAAAAACTCCCCAAAAGAAG GAAACTGCTGTGTCTGTTGGTTCGAATAAGTCTGCGACAAAACCGGGACAAGAGGAA CCAAAAACGCCTGCCAGCAACCAAAATCAAGCTACCGGGTCAAAGACTCTTTTTGTTGGAAATTTACCATACAATGTGGAGCAAGAACAAGT GAAGCAATTTTTCCAGGAGGCAGGTGAAGTTGTTGATATTCGTTTCAGTACCTTTGAAGATGGGAACTTCAGGGGCTTTGGACATGTTGAATTTGCCACAGCGGAAGCTGCTAAGAAG GCACTTGAACTTGCTGGTCATGACCTGATGGGACGGCCGGTCAGGCTTGACCTGGCTCGTGAGAGAGGCGCGTATACTCCTGGCAGCGG GAGGGACAATAGTTCTTTCAAGAAGCCTGCTCAAAGCTCAGGAAACACTATATTTATTAAAGGCTTTGATACTTCTCTTGACATACACCAG ATCCGGAATTCACTTGAAGAACATTTTGGCTCGTGTGGAGAGATTACACGGGTTTCAATTCCAAAGGATTATGAAACCGGTGCAAGCAAAGG GATGGCGTACATGGATTTTGCGGACAACGGTTCCTTGTCGAAAGCATACGAACTGAATGGATCTGACCTCGGTGGATACagcttgtatgttgatgaagCGAGGCCTAGGCCCGATAACAACAGAGAGGGTGGCTTCAGCGGTGGAAGAGACTTTAACAGCagtgggagaggaggaagacgtgGTGGACGTGGTGATGGTAGCCGTGGGCGCGGTGACCGTGGACGTGGTAGAGGCTTTGGTAGGGGTGACAGGGGCCATGGTGGACGGGGTACACCGTTCAAGCAGAGCGCTGGTACACCTAGTGCAG GAAAGAAGACAACATTCGGTGACGACGACTAG
- the LOC4337031 gene encoding uncharacterized protein produces MTTMDKGRALPKFGEWDVKNPASAEGFTVIFQKARDDKKTTGPGNARVGIPPAFRSTDDDGGYRPEFKPAESYQQHTPPKRVKKKWAFCAGC; encoded by the exons ATGACGACGATG GACAAGGGCCGGGCGCTGCCCAAGTTTGGGGAGTGGGACGTGAAGAATCCGGCGTCGGCGGAGGGCTTCACGGTGATATTCCAGAAGGCTCGCGACGACAAGAAGACGACCGGCCCCGGGAACGCCAGGGTGGGGATACCGCCGGCCTTCCGGagcaccgacgacgacggcggctacaGGCCCGAATTCAAGCCCGCCGAGAGCTACCAGCAACACACGCCGCCCAAGCGCGTCAAG AAGAAGTGGGCATTCTGCGCCGGGTGTTGA
- the LOC107278549 gene encoding putative disease resistance protein RGA3 has product MMWLVGSVVDAAIGCLVQSILGSFFTEQMEAWTHEIGLAEDIEKLEFEMKAVERVLAAAEGRSIDNKLLAQSLGSLRDLLYDAEDVMDELDYHRLKHWIEKGEGSSAAADNNPGTNYAASSISSSAYQLICSARQKITSWISSGRKRKREEEEPTDSTMLPHDIKRDISKRINRIVNNLQKTGNSVSGVLQLEIPCRGLTSNQRHRMARNTRLTTSVPIEPKVYGRDADKDRIIEMLINEGSSDLLVIPIVGIGGIGKTTLARFVYRDQRIIDHFDLQIWICVSTNFNEVRLTLEILEHVCKDRQEYRDVSNFNVLQEILLKNIRDKRFLIILDDMWEDRDSSGWDKLLAPLKCNQVTGCAVLATTRRSSVAQMIGTVNAFQISGLDKKEFWLFFKACAFGNEAYEGQPSLQSIGQKIAKTLKGCPLAARSVGALLNRDVSYEHWRTVQDKWKSLQVKDDDIIPILKLSYDYLPFHLQCCFSYCSLFPEDHWFNEETLVQAWISQNFVQYEDTGAGLEETGLQYLANLVDFGFFQKIGSHYAMHDLMHELAEQVSSNECAKINGIQLNVIPPNIRHLSIITTSHENDAPEDFLIEKFEEILQKIRPFQKLRSLMFFGQSSTKLLNPTLTFCKEAKCLRLLRVYVSNAGINSLQNSLNPYHLRYLEFIGAYGDVVLPQALTSFYHLQVLNVGIHGSHDVPTSMNNLVNLRHLIAHDKVHRAIAGVGNMSSLQELNFKVQNVGGFEIRQLQSMNKLVTLEISHLENVKTKDEASGARLIDKEYLKKLSLSWNGGSVSLEPDRSKDVLEGLRPHHNLKTLSITGYSDPNSPTWLSSNLSVTSLQTIHLENCREWKILRSPKILPLLRKLKLVKMFNLVELSIPSLEELVLIEMPKLEKCIGTYGI; this is encoded by the exons ATGATGTGGTTAGTTGGCAGTGTGGTGGATGCTGCGATAGGATGCCTGGTGCAAAGCATCCTTGGGAGCTTCTTCACTGAACAGATGGAAGCCTGGACTCATGAAATTGGGCTTGCTGAAGATATCGAGAAGCTTGAGTTTGAGATGAAGGCTGTGGAGAGGGTGCTTGCTGCTGCCGAAGGAAGAAGTATTGACAACAAGCTACTAGCCCAATCACTGGGAAGTCTAAGAGATCTGCTTTATGATGCGGAAGACGTTATGGACGAGCTCGACTACCACCGGCTCAAACATTGGATCGAAAAAG GTGAAGGCTCCAGTGCTGCTGCTGATAATAATCCTGGGACAAACTATGCTGCTTCATCCATTTCATCTTCTGCTTATCAACTAATATGCAGTGCAAGACAAAAAATTACTAGCTGGATCTCATCTGGCAGAAAAAGGAAGCGAGAAGAGGAAGAGCCAACTGATAGCACCATGCTGCCTCATGATATCAAACGTGACATTTCTAAGAGGATCAATAGAATAGTGAACAATTTGCAGAAAACTGGCAATTCTGTTAGTGGGGTTCTTCAGCTAGAGATCCCATGCCGAGGTTTGACATCAAATCAGAGGCACAGAATGGCCAGGAACACACGCCTGACAACTTCTGTTCCTATTGAACCCAAGGTGTATGGGAGAGATGCAGATAAGGACAGGATAATAGAGATGTTAATAAATGAGGGATCTAGTGATCTCCTTGTCATACCAATAGTTGGCATTGGTGGTATTGGAAAGACAACACTTGCTAGATTTGTATACCGAGATCAAAGGATTATTGATCATTTTGATTTGCAAATATGGATTTGTGTATCCACTAACTTCAATGAAGTAAGGCTAACGCTTGAGATCTTAGAGCATGTATGTAAGGATAGACAAGAGTACAGAGATGTTAGCAATTTCAATGTACTACAGGAGATTCTTTTGAAGAATATTAGAGATAAAAGATTTCTTATCATATTGGATGATATGTGGGAAGACAGGGACAGTAGTGGATGGGATAAGCTGTTAGCTCCATTGAAATGTAATCAAGTAACCGGTTGTGCGGTGCTAGCAACAACTCGAAGAAGCTCGGTTGCACAAATGATAGGAACAGTGAATGCATTCCAAATCAGTGGTCTGGACAAAAAGGAGTTTTGGCTGTTCTTCAAGGCATGCGCATTTGGTAATGAGGCCTATGAGGGTCAGCCTAGTTTGCAATCTATTGGGCAAAAAATTGCTAAAACACTAAAGGGCTGCCCACTAGCAGCAAGAAGTGTCGGTGCACTTTTGAACAGAGATGTTAGTTATGAACATTGGAGGACAGTTCAGGACAAATGGAAGTCTCTTCAAGTAAAAGATGATGACATTATACCCATCCTGAAGCTTAGTTACGATTATCTACCTTTCCACCTTCAGTGTTGTTTCTCCTATTGTTCTCTGTTTCCAGAGGATCACTGGTTTAATGAAGAAACTTTGGTCCAGGCTTGGATAtctcaaaattttgttcaatATGAAGATACTGGAGCGGGATTGGAGGAAACTGGGTTGCAATATTTGGCTAATTTAGTAGATTTTGGATTTTTCCAAAAAATTGGCTCACACTATGCTATGCATGATCTAATGCATGAATTAGCAGAGCAGGTTTCATCAAATGAATGCGCTAAAATAAATGGAATTCAGCTTAATGTAATTCCACCAAACATTCGACATTTGTCCATCATAACCACCAGCCATGAAAATGATGCTCCTGAGGATTTTCTCATTGAGAAATTTGAGGAGATACTACAGAAGATTAGGCCTTTTCAAAAGCTGAGGAGCTTGATGTTTTTTGGACAGAGTAGCACAAAATTATTAAATCCCACACTTACTTTTTGCAAAGAAGCAAAATGTTTACGGTTGTTAAGAGTTTATGTCTCAAATGCTGGCATCAACTCTTTACAAAATTCGTTAAATCCATATCATCTGCGCTATCTTGAATTTATTGGTGCATATGGGGATGTCGTTCTTCCTCAAGCTTTGACCAGTTTTTATCATCTTCAAGTGTTGAATGTGGGCATTCATGGAAGTCATGATGTACCTACTTCTATGAATAATCTAGTTAATCTTCGTCATCTTATTGCTCATGACAAAGTGCACCGTGCGATAGCTGGTGTTGGCAACATGTCATCACTTCAAGAACTAAATTTCAAGGTTCAAAATGTTGGCGGTTTTGAGATAAGACAACTCCAATCCATGAATAAGCTTGTAACTCTTGAGATCTCTCATCTTGAAAATGTGAAGACTAAAGATGAAGCCAGTGGGGCCAGACTTATAGATAAAGAGTACCTTAAAAAGTTGTCCTTATCATGGAATGGTGGCAGCGTGAGCCTTGAACCTGACAGATCAAAAGATGTGCTTGAGGGTCTTCGACCACATCATAATCTGAAAACTCTAAGTATAACTGGGTACAGTGATCCTAACTCTCCAACATGGCTTTCTAGTAATCTCTCGGTTACATCACTGCAGACAATTCATCTTGAGAATTGCAGGGAGTGGAAAATTCTTAGATCTCCTAAAATTCTTCCTTTGCTTAGGAAACTGAAATTGGTCAAGATGTTTAATTTGGTTGAACTCTCAATTCCTTCCTTGGAAGAGTTGGTCTTAATTGAGATGCCAAAGTTGGAGAAGTGCATTGGTACTTACGGGATATAA